In Rhododendron vialii isolate Sample 1 chromosome 9a, ASM3025357v1, the following are encoded in one genomic region:
- the LOC131300870 gene encoding transcription factor BEE 3-like, with protein MADFNVDFQNPKPSNNISLMNSNMELLNNLGPFENLHSNVQGYAGLLDPMTSNFMGDNIPNSFHSDGAFYEPVDNFMPSTEGPSRQGKSAKELSQTDALGISSRQVCGTSDQGKKNYRYGGKKRKRSNEREVKTPREVVHVRAKRGQATDSHSLAERQRREKINEKLRSLQDLVPGCYKTMGMAVMLDVITNYVRSLQNQIEFLSMKLSAASLFYDFNSEMDALETMQGTNGYEAQVMERVVGGDHHHHHQGYGGGGAGEEGGAFSNYFPASAWPSLT; from the exons ATGGCAGATTTCAATGTAGAtttccaaaaccctaaaccttcgAATAACATCTCTCTCATGAACTCAAACATGGAACTGCTGAACAACTTGGGCCCATTTGAGAATCTCCACTCAAATGTTCAAGGATACGCGGGCTTGTTGGATCCTATGACCAGTAATTTCATGGGTGATAATATTCCAAACTCTTTCCACTCCGATGGGGCGTTTTACGAGCCGGTCGACAATTTCATGCCATCAACCGAAGGTCCGAGCCGCCAAGGCAAGAGCGCGAAAGAGTTGTCTCAAACGGATGCTCTCGGGATCTCCTCTCGCCAAGTTTGTGGAACATCTGATCAGGGCAAGAAAAACTAC AGATATGGAGgaaaaaagaggaagagaagCAATGAAAGAGAAGTGAAGACCCCTAGAGAAGTTGTTCATGTGAGAGCAAAGAGAGGCCAAGCTACTGATAGTCACAGTCTGGCAGAAAGG caaaggagagagaaaataaacgAAAAATTGAGGAGCTTGCAAGACCTGGTTCCAGGATGTTACAAG ACAATGGGAATGGCGGTAATGTTGGATGTGATTACCAATTATGTTAGATCTTTGCAAAACCAAATTGAG TTTCTGTCAATGAAGCTTTCAGCAGCAAGTTTGTTCTACGACTTCAACTCTGAGATGGATGCTCTGGAAACAATGCAG GGGACAAATGGGTACGAGGCACAAGTGATGGAGCGGGTGGTAGGAggagatcatcatcatcatcatcaagggtatggaggtggaggtgctggagaagaaggaggagcctTCTCTAATTACTTTCCTGCTTCAGCATGGCCTTCTTTGACCTAA